A section of the Paenibacillus yonginensis genome encodes:
- a CDS encoding GNAT family acetyltransferase, with protein sequence MQYHRITSIKDPLFADMHRLMQEVFPPEEVLEFGLWKEPLEDPGIRVFVAVLDGKVVGTTEYRYYEDFNVAMTDFTIIGQPGLGIGRYLWKQRQDDLQALAAANGKELYGMFAEIYDPYRDLDHEFGGIKPMDPFVRREVLSHLGYKRLDFPYVHPSWNNDGKAVSGLDLCFMPADYEQDELSTELIVNFLERYYSVLDQKPREWLDMVTDLNKKPSAALLPL encoded by the coding sequence ATGCAGTACCACCGCATTACGAGCATTAAAGATCCGCTGTTCGCGGATATGCACCGCCTGATGCAGGAAGTTTTCCCGCCCGAGGAAGTGCTGGAGTTCGGTTTGTGGAAGGAGCCGCTTGAAGATCCGGGCATTCGTGTGTTTGTTGCCGTGCTGGACGGTAAAGTGGTGGGGACAACCGAATATCGTTATTATGAGGATTTTAATGTGGCCATGACCGATTTTACGATCATCGGGCAGCCGGGACTGGGCATCGGCCGTTATTTGTGGAAGCAAAGACAAGATGACCTGCAGGCTTTAGCTGCTGCTAACGGCAAAGAGCTTTACGGCATGTTTGCCGAGATTTATGATCCTTATCGCGATCTGGACCATGAATTCGGCGGGATCAAACCGATGGACCCGTTTGTGCGCCGGGAGGTTTTGTCGCATCTGGGTTACAAACGTCTGGATTTCCCTTATGTGCATCCTTCCTGGAATAATGATGGCAAAGCCGTAAGCGGGCTTGATTTGTGCTTTATGCCGGCCGATTACGAGCAGGACGAGCTGTCCACCGAGCTGATCGTGAATTTCCTGGAGCGCTATTACAGCGTGCTGGACCAGAAGCCGCGCGAGTGGCTGGATATGGTGACAGACTTGAATAAGAAACCATCGGCAGCACTTCTGCCCCTCTAA
- a CDS encoding alpha-keto acid decarboxylase family protein yields MIEADMRKQNGMMPGNVQTTLGTYLFDCLKQEGLTDIFGIPGDYNFTLLDELERYKGLRFINGRNELNAGYAADAYARLKGMSALITTFGVGEMSACNAIAGASSEHIPIIHIVGAPPSMAQQAHKLMHHTLMDGNYDVFRKVYEPITAYTAVLTPENAQMEIPAAIAMAKQQRKPVYLVVATDLVMKPITLRSVPMPPRPSTAQQTLQAAMERAKQLLGQAQRPVLLVDVKTSRFHLQEPVRKLAEALNLPVAATVFGKGGFDESHKQFIGIYAGAFGSQTVRRTVENSDCIIAVGLLWADSNTANFTAKLNPARTIEIQPDRVKIGEAEYPKIMAEDMLKALQNSGYRQQTDVVQGPFPYDQAKGSPDELLKAEAYYPRLQQMLKEDDIIVAETGTFFYGLSQIRLPRGAAYIAQGGWQSIGYATPASFGASVAEPARRVLLFTGDGSLQLTAQEISSMLSHGCKPIIFVLNNYGYTIEKYLNVKTEHQKYNQVPNWSYTKLAEAFGGEAFTAFVRSNAQLDEAIRQAESECRNKLCIIEMVAADPMDAPEYMLNMRNYMERQEKQQQS; encoded by the coding sequence ATGATCGAAGCTGACATGAGGAAGCAAAATGGGATGATGCCCGGGAACGTGCAGACAACGCTTGGGACATATCTGTTTGACTGTCTGAAGCAAGAGGGGCTAACCGATATCTTTGGTATTCCGGGCGACTATAATTTTACACTGCTGGATGAATTGGAGCGGTATAAAGGACTTCGTTTTATCAATGGCCGCAATGAGCTGAATGCGGGTTATGCGGCAGACGCTTATGCCCGACTGAAAGGCATGTCCGCGCTCATTACGACCTTTGGCGTAGGCGAAATGAGTGCCTGCAATGCGATTGCCGGGGCGAGCAGCGAACATATTCCGATCATTCATATTGTGGGAGCACCGCCCTCCATGGCCCAGCAGGCGCATAAGCTGATGCACCATACCCTAATGGACGGCAATTATGATGTATTCCGCAAAGTATATGAACCGATCACCGCATACACCGCGGTTCTCACACCTGAGAATGCGCAGATGGAAATTCCGGCGGCTATCGCTATGGCGAAGCAGCAGAGGAAGCCGGTTTATCTGGTTGTGGCGACCGATCTGGTGATGAAGCCGATTACCCTGCGCAGCGTGCCTATGCCTCCGCGGCCGTCGACCGCGCAGCAAACGCTGCAAGCTGCGATGGAGCGGGCCAAGCAGCTGCTTGGCCAAGCCCAGCGTCCGGTGCTGCTGGTTGACGTCAAGACTAGCCGTTTTCACCTGCAGGAGCCTGTCCGCAAGCTGGCGGAAGCGCTGAACCTTCCCGTAGCCGCCACGGTGTTCGGGAAGGGGGGCTTTGACGAAAGCCATAAGCAGTTTATCGGTATTTATGCCGGAGCGTTCGGAAGCCAGACTGTTCGCCGTACAGTGGAAAATTCAGATTGCATCATTGCCGTTGGCTTGCTCTGGGCGGACAGCAATACGGCGAATTTCACGGCCAAGCTGAACCCAGCCCGCACGATAGAGATTCAGCCGGATCGAGTGAAGATTGGGGAGGCGGAGTATCCCAAGATCATGGCGGAAGATATGCTGAAGGCGCTGCAAAACTCCGGATACCGGCAGCAGACCGATGTCGTCCAGGGGCCTTTCCCTTACGATCAGGCCAAAGGCAGTCCGGATGAGCTGCTGAAAGCGGAGGCTTATTATCCGCGCTTGCAGCAAATGCTGAAAGAGGACGATATTATCGTAGCGGAAACGGGAACCTTCTTCTATGGGTTGTCCCAGATCCGTCTGCCGCGCGGGGCGGCTTATATCGCTCAAGGCGGCTGGCAGTCCATCGGCTATGCGACGCCGGCTTCATTCGGAGCTTCGGTCGCGGAGCCGGCCCGGCGGGTGTTGCTGTTCACGGGCGACGGATCGCTGCAGCTCACCGCGCAGGAGATCAGCTCTATGTTGAGCCACGGCTGCAAGCCGATTATTTTTGTGCTAAATAATTACGGCTACACGATTGAGAAATATCTGAATGTCAAAACGGAGCACCAGAAATACAATCAGGTACCGAACTGGTCTTATACAAAGCTGGCCGAGGCTTTTGGCGGGGAGGCCTTCACCGCGTTTGTCAGAAGCAATGCCCAGTTGGATGAGGCCATCCGACAGGCGGAGAGCGAATGCAGGAACAAGCTGTGCATCATCGAAATGGTCGCCGCCGATCCGATGGACGCGCCGGAGTATATGCTAAACATGCGCAATTATATGGAGCGGCAAGAGAAACAGCAGCAATCCTGA
- a CDS encoding S-layer homology domain-containing protein, translating into MPGTVTLFFAAQLADGRYFLAGGYDKSLFLQMWVGKPKDLVVNDNSNTIRGLDNRMEYSVDNGQNYTSVEPGTAPLFAGAQTVMVRYKADQTNGYGEGEPETYTFTTDEITEAKKITGIYVPSGMPVEDIPLPEQTDIVLNGVIPAKADVVWNREGSNYNDEAEGTYTFYGTITPPEGAANGQDIQASAEVTVQKPIPAEVMTGIVLDDTSYRLEVGTMHSTVTTAVYSSGRQETVTEGLKYTSSHPEIATVNDKGMVTGLMPGQTEITVSYSGFEAKAEAEVWTSHTGPLNPTDPTIPGNPSGPVQSPGTSSPSQPEKQQPSPGSVVIFCGQGGCTANLGEELTAEIPAQAAGKGFTLQMKKVEPGPGILPVSMELLSPVFELTKSFEGRFLEPITLHFRFQSSNIGTKRKPALFYYNETAGKWVEIEGKVSGSVFTAEVDHFTKFAVFSKADEILDHEKSDQSGPPENPVAVFTDTTGHWAADPISKAAQLHIVGGFPDGRFRPDQPITRAEFTVMLARALGLNLSEIEAEDGAKFTDLSAVPEWAVPAVRQASAIKLVYGLEDGTFRPNTLISRAEMLTMLVRAAGQFPTGGVNAPVPSGEEETNAAVKKDNEGVPIPFTDAENIPAWAEPFIGNAWKIGLVQGREGGRLEPGAAATRAEAVTMILRLLR; encoded by the coding sequence ATGCCGGGTACGGTAACGCTTTTTTTTGCCGCACAGCTAGCGGACGGACGTTATTTCCTCGCCGGAGGCTACGACAAATCTCTTTTTTTGCAAATGTGGGTCGGTAAACCTAAAGATTTGGTTGTAAACGACAACAGCAATACTATCAGAGGCCTGGATAACCGAATGGAATATTCTGTGGATAACGGCCAGAACTATACGTCCGTTGAACCGGGCACGGCCCCGTTATTTGCGGGTGCCCAAACGGTCATGGTTCGTTACAAAGCGGATCAGACCAATGGTTACGGAGAAGGGGAGCCGGAAACCTATACTTTTACGACAGATGAAATAACGGAAGCTAAGAAGATCACAGGTATTTATGTACCTTCCGGGATGCCGGTTGAAGACATACCGCTTCCGGAGCAAACGGATATCGTCTTGAATGGAGTCATCCCAGCTAAAGCAGACGTAGTCTGGAACCGCGAGGGGTCGAACTATAACGATGAAGCTGAAGGCACTTATACGTTTTATGGAACCATTACCCCGCCGGAAGGGGCTGCTAACGGTCAGGATATTCAAGCTTCGGCGGAAGTAACCGTACAGAAGCCAATACCGGCTGAGGTCATGACGGGAATTGTTCTTGATGACACCAGCTACCGGCTTGAGGTGGGAACAATGCATTCGACCGTAACGACCGCTGTTTACAGCAGCGGAAGACAGGAGACAGTTACCGAAGGCCTTAAGTACACGTCTTCACATCCTGAAATTGCAACCGTCAACGATAAGGGGATGGTTACCGGGCTGATGCCTGGACAGACCGAAATTACGGTCAGTTACTCGGGTTTTGAAGCCAAAGCTGAGGCCGAGGTATGGACAAGCCATACAGGACCGTTGAATCCAACGGATCCGACAATTCCAGGAAATCCTTCTGGACCTGTGCAGTCCCCGGGTACAAGTTCCCCTTCACAACCTGAAAAGCAGCAGCCCTCTCCAGGCAGTGTGGTCATATTCTGTGGACAAGGAGGCTGTACGGCCAATTTAGGAGAGGAACTTACGGCTGAAATTCCAGCCCAGGCTGCCGGAAAAGGTTTTACCCTGCAAATGAAAAAAGTAGAACCGGGTCCTGGTATCCTTCCGGTATCGATGGAGCTGCTTAGTCCTGTATTCGAATTGACCAAGAGCTTTGAGGGCCGGTTTTTGGAGCCGATTACCCTGCATTTCCGCTTCCAGAGCAGCAACATAGGTACGAAACGTAAACCAGCGCTGTTCTACTATAATGAAACGGCTGGCAAGTGGGTTGAAATTGAAGGTAAGGTCAGCGGCAGCGTCTTTACGGCAGAAGTCGATCATTTTACAAAGTTTGCTGTCTTTTCTAAGGCTGACGAAATTTTGGACCATGAAAAATCTGACCAGTCCGGCCCGCCGGAAAACCCTGTCGCCGTTTTTACGGATACCACAGGCCACTGGGCGGCTGATCCGATAAGCAAGGCGGCACAACTGCATATTGTCGGCGGCTTCCCGGATGGCCGTTTCCGGCCGGATCAGCCGATTACCCGAGCAGAGTTTACAGTTATGCTGGCTCGGGCGCTGGGACTCAATCTAAGCGAAATAGAGGCAGAGGACGGAGCGAAATTCACGGATCTGTCTGCTGTACCGGAATGGGCTGTTCCTGCGGTCCGCCAGGCATCCGCAATTAAGCTGGTCTATGGCTTGGAAGACGGCACCTTCAGGCCGAATACCCTTATTTCCCGAGCAGAGATGCTGACAATGCTGGTTAGGGCAGCAGGACAGTTCCCAACTGGCGGAGTAAATGCACCTGTTCCATCTGGAGAAGAAGAAACTAATGCGGCTGTAAAGAAAGATAATGAGGGGGTGCCAATTCCGTTTACTGATGCAGAGAACATCCCGGCTTGGGCGGAGCCTTTCATTGGAAATGCCTGGAAGATCGGTCTGGTACAGGGCAGGGAAGGCGGAAGGTTGGAACCCGGTGCTGCGGCAACCCGTGCTGAAGCAGTAACCATGATTTTAAGATTATTGAGGTAA
- a CDS encoding GNAT family N-acetyltransferase — protein MYRKEFYIYGQDGRPVPAVIRNYRQEDFDGMIAIQQACFPPPFPSELWWNREQLENHAALFPEGALCVEIEGRLAGSMTGLIVRFDPEHPDHTWAEITDEGYIRNHNPDGDTLYVVDISVAPHYRKLGLGKWLMFSMYEVVVQLGLDRLLGGGRMPGYHRHAASLSAEQYVQAVIHGELKDPVLSFLLRCGRTPVKVIAGYLEDEESLNYGTLMEWRNPFKAAASVVELN, from the coding sequence CTGTACCGCAAAGAATTTTATATCTACGGGCAGGACGGCCGGCCTGTCCCTGCTGTGATCCGGAATTACCGGCAAGAGGACTTTGACGGCATGATTGCGATCCAGCAGGCCTGCTTCCCTCCTCCTTTCCCTTCAGAGTTGTGGTGGAACCGGGAGCAGCTGGAGAACCATGCCGCCTTGTTTCCGGAAGGGGCTTTATGTGTAGAGATCGAAGGCCGGCTGGCCGGGTCGATGACCGGACTGATCGTCCGTTTCGATCCTGAACATCCGGATCACACGTGGGCAGAGATTACGGATGAAGGCTATATCCGCAATCATAATCCGGACGGCGATACGCTTTATGTGGTGGATATTTCGGTAGCCCCTCATTACCGGAAGCTGGGTTTAGGCAAATGGCTGATGTTCTCCATGTACGAAGTAGTGGTCCAGCTTGGACTGGACCGCCTGCTCGGCGGCGGGCGAATGCCGGGTTATCATCGCCATGCCGCTTCCTTAAGCGCCGAGCAGTATGTCCAGGCCGTTATCCACGGCGAACTGAAAGATCCTGTGCTGTCCTTCCTGCTGCGCTGCGGCAGAACACCGGTCAAGGTGATCGCCGGTTACCTGGAGGATGAAGAATCTCTGAATTACGGCACGCTGATGGAGTGGCGAAATCCTTTTAAAGCTGCAGCTTCTGTTGTTGAACTTAATTAG